A genomic region of Globicephala melas chromosome 9, mGloMel1.2, whole genome shotgun sequence contains the following coding sequences:
- the NOBOX gene encoding homeobox protein NOBOX, protein MFQAYKTMCSVVPRHEKAGAILREAHKIGTRGHHEETRRGSVSGGEPPDRDPVGGLSPTPRVQPPPTGEGPQRSPHLPRLGPRRGREAAWPPGLGSPQLPQAPPSRVGLAGGGVRARAPHARSSAHLPEREASLGGAQKQSDGRVLESRQWSSARSAARSRGVSGCWLSTGQEGGDKPPAARLEEEEPLQSSAPHTREAPSEDVPLSCAAPGEKQPSEAPGEVAGAGAGRACQRQGSGALRKDRALGPPRPQPQGEGHPLPVREGKLGKRPYSPATGKQKKPNAVGLDSTASPSVANPARATYNPVPCGSGRGSCHLANLLSTLAQNSQNTDQKKSPDVTCQGRKKTRTLYRSDQLEELEKLFQEDHYPDSDKRREIAQTVGVTPQRIMVRVLALSLGTSWDSRTEPQALPCFSSSSGVSPLQVWFQNRRAKWRKVEKMTGKESTDAAAGPALSPASNQCSSAAGPPPAVPADREPGTFAQESPLDPLPEPPMLLTSDQTLAPTQQSEGAQRVEVTPPLFSPPPVRRANLPFPLGPVHTSQLMSLLLDTPGNESSRKDGPCGSWGTSVTPPPACSYLEELEPQEYQPSSQPGPFQFSQTPQSQLFQHPQPQFPYLHPFPFHMPSSLTPPLLEDSLSALSYGPSGGTSQGYFPGPPSGQILLQPPAGNMGTVPWNDPCLPDLPFPSSFCPPALGGPPGGDGYFLDLFAAPCAQASSRQSSPGLTRLPEGTRPSAEPLLSKAQEELPTAAVELPSAPEEGREEDQTGHGP, encoded by the exons ATGTTCCAGGCCTATAAAACGATGTGCTCTGTGGTCCCGAGGCATGAGAAGGCGGGGGCCATTCTGAGAGAGGCCCACAAGATTGGAACGAGAGGACACCATGAGGAGACTAGACGAGGGTCTGTGAGTGGG GGCGAACCTCCCGACCGCGACCCAGTAGGCGGGCTCTCGCCCACGCCCCGCGTGCAACCCCCACCCAccggggaggggccgcagcggagCCCGCACCTGCCCCGGCTTGGGCCTCGGCGGGGGCGGGAAGCGGCGTGGCCCCCGGGCCTCGGCAGCCCGCAGCTGCCCCAGGCACCGCCCTCCCGAGTGGGCCTCGCCGGCGGCGGGGTGAGGGCGCGGGCCCCCCACGCTCGCAGCTCCGCACACCTGCCCGAGCGCGAGGCTTCATTAGGCGGCGCGCAAAAGCAGTCCGACGGCCGCGTGCTGGAGTCCAGGCAATGGAGCTCAGCTCGGAGCGCGGCCCGGAGCCGCGGG GTCAGCGGGTGCTGGCTCTCCACAGGTCAGGAGGGCGGAGACAAGCCCCCGGCTGCCAGGCTAGAGGAGGAGGAACCCCTGCAGAGTTCAGCCCCCCACACTcgggaagctccaagtgaggaCGTGCCCCTCTCCTGCGCTGCTCCCGGGGAGAAGCAGCCATCAGAGGCCCCTGGAGAAGTAGCTGGGGCCGGTGCTGGGAGAGCCTGCCAGCGCCAGGGCTCAGGGGCTCTCCGCAAAGACAGAGCCCTGGGCCCGCCTAGACCCCAGCCTCAGGGGGAAGGGCATCCTCTCCCGGTGAGAGAGGGGAAGCTGGGGAAGAGGCCCTACTCTCCAGCCACCGGTAAGCAGAAAAAGCCTAACGCTGTGGGTCTGGACTCCACGGCATCTCCCAGTGTCGCTAACCCAGCCCGGGCCACGTACAACCCAGTGCCTTGTGGGTCAGGCCGGGGCTCCTGCCATCTGGCCAACCTCCTCAGCACGTTGGCCCAGAACAGCCAAAACACAGACCAGAAGAAGTCCCCGGATGTGACCTGCCAAGGCCGGAAAAAGACGCGGACTCTATACCGCTCGG ACCAGCTGGAGGAGCTAGAAAAGCTCTTCCAAGAAGACCACTATCCAGACAGCGATAAGCGCCGGGAGATTGCCCAGACGGTGGGAGTCACCCCCCAGCGCATCATGGTAAGGGTACTTGCCCTCAGTCTCGGG ACATCGTGGGACAGCAGGACTGAGCCTCAGGCTCTACCCTGTTTCTCAAGCTCCTCGGGTGTCTCTCCCCTACAGGTGTGGTTCCAGAACCGCCGGGCAAAGTGGCGAAAAGTGGAGAAAATGACCGGGAAGGAGAGCACGGACGCTGCTGCTGGCCCTGCCCTCAGCCCCGCCAGCAACCAGTGCAG TTCTGCAGCCGGACCGCCACCTGCTGTGCCCGCGGACCGGGAGCCTGGGACCTTCGCTCAGGAGTCCCCGCTGGATCCCCTTCCAG AGCCCCCCATGCTGCTGACATCTGACCAGACTCTGGCCCCGACCCAACAGAGTGAGGGTGCCCAGAGGGTGGAAGTGACCCCACCACTCTTCAGCCCCCCACCTGTCCGAAGAGCCAACCTTCCTTTCCCCCTCGGCCCCGTGCACACCTCCCAGCTGATGTCTTTGCTGCTGGATACCCCAGGCAACGAGAGCAGCCGCAAGGATGGCCCTTGTGGGTCGTGGGGGACAAG tgTCACGCCACCCCCCGCCTGCTCGTACTTGGAGGAGCTGGAACCCCAGGAATATCAACCCAGCAGCCAGCCAGGACCGTTCCAGTTCTCCCAGACTCCACAGAGCCAGCTTTTCCAACACCCCCAGCCCCAGTTTCCATACCTGCACCCCTTCCCCTTCCACATGCCCAGCTCCCTGACCCCTCCACTGCTGGAAGACTCTCTGTCTGCATTGTCCTATGGCCCCAGCGGGGGCACATCCCAGGGCTACTTCCCGGGCCCTCCCTCAGGGCAGATCCTGCTGCAGCCACCCGCTGGGAACATGG GTACAGTCCCCTGGAATGACCCCTGCTTGCCAGACCTGCCCTTCCCCAGTTCCTTCTGTCCACCAGCTCTGGGGGGCCCCCCGGGAGGGGACGGCTACTTCCTGGATCTGTTTGCAGCCCCTTGTGCTCAGGCTTCGAGCAGGCAGTCTTCTCCAGGCCTCACCCGGCTTCCTGAAGGGACCAGGCCCAGCGCGGAGCCCCTACTCAGCAAGGCCCAAGAGGAGCTGCCCACCGCCGCTGTGGAGCTGCCCTCAGCCCCCGAGGAGGGCCGAGAGGAAGACCAGACCGGCCATGGCCCCTAG